In one window of Pseudobythopirellula maris DNA:
- a CDS encoding putative ATP-dependent zinc protease — MAALEQPLRDCQENRYPNSVRTMGGLQSLPVIYETKSAERRINGLLRLFATAFLTLLLFALDGSALAQPAAEKMGVKKAPTDSTPAVSTGKSSHNSDSAAESDSIAANAQGKIIIGGTTLASIGKDAVPMVARVDTGAETCSLHAEEVKLSGASRRPSENVGRKITFTTYDRNTTPVLMSHEIMAYAYVRTLGGDQVRYKIIIPIIVSGKEKKVLVTLTDRSDMQHRLLLGRNHLRGDYVVDVEIKGP, encoded by the coding sequence GTGGCCGCATTAGAACAGCCCCTGAGAGATTGTCAAGAAAATAGATACCCGAATAGCGTGCGTACCATGGGGGGGCTGCAAAGCCTTCCGGTGATCTACGAAACCAAGAGTGCAGAACGAAGGATTAACGGTCTACTACGACTGTTTGCAACTGCTTTTCTAACTCTACTTCTGTTCGCACTAGACGGAAGTGCACTTGCTCAGCCAGCAGCGGAGAAGATGGGTGTAAAGAAGGCACCCACTGACAGCACGCCAGCCGTCAGCACGGGTAAAAGCAGTCACAATTCAGATTCAGCAGCAGAAAGTGACTCAATCGCAGCCAATGCGCAAGGCAAGATTATTATTGGTGGAACGACACTCGCCTCTATTGGTAAGGACGCGGTACCCATGGTCGCCAGAGTCGATACAGGTGCAGAAACGTGTTCCCTGCACGCAGAAGAAGTCAAGCTCAGCGGAGCTTCTCGTCGCCCTTCAGAGAATGTAGGACGGAAGATCACCTTCACAACATATGACAGAAATACAACTCCTGTCTTGATGTCACACGAGATCATGGCTTATGCCTACGTTCGCACGCTGGGCGGGGACCAAGTTAGGTACAAAATCATTATTCCCATCATCGTTTCCGGCAAAGAGAAGAAAGTCCTTGTCACCTTAACAGACCGCAGCGACATGCAGCATAGACTACTGCTGGGTCGCAATCACTTAAGAGGCGACTATGTGGTAGATGTAGAAATAAAAGGCCCCTGA
- a CDS encoding phenylacetate--CoA ligase family protein, with protein MPHKYSDEIDFTSPCPTTSAARVTENSPLDASPPTLPERLENVANGLWQSVRFGARALELKADTTAPRERIEQKQRRRLRRLLAHAKEHSPYLAQKYADHDPETARLEDLPTVSKGEVMEHFDEYLTVDLKRDEVEAFMDDEGNLGKLCRDEFVLSHTSGSTGQPLLLVKSRRDFELLFALQASRGNSEELDLSQMLSRLVEPVRLAAVTMQPGFYPSGTAFQYMPEGVRNFIDVKQLSFSDCNFAEQLAEFRPTHLSTYASILHDLARREEAGEINLKDNLRQITNISEVLLPDMRRRYGELFGATMLDDYGMGECLFLTNGCPKTGGMHVNADWAIVETVDEENRPVPVGERCAKVLVTNLANRVQPFIRYEVSDILVMAPDESCGCGSRLPLIERVEGRTSDLLFARQGDGFRSFHPGLIEKAIGSGAPVREYRLTQDELGKVRIEVEPIGGNKPDTAEVERAVRESLETGGVGDGLDVTVEVVERLAPEDGGKFKRVVLNVEPPSED; from the coding sequence ATGCCTCATAAGTACAGTGACGAGATCGACTTTACTTCTCCCTGCCCTACGACGAGCGCCGCCCGCGTGACTGAAAACTCCCCGCTTGATGCGTCCCCCCCTACCCTGCCCGAGCGTCTTGAGAACGTCGCGAACGGGCTCTGGCAATCGGTGCGGTTCGGCGCCCGCGCTCTGGAGCTGAAGGCAGACACCACCGCTCCGCGCGAGCGGATTGAGCAGAAGCAACGGCGGCGGTTGCGTAGGCTCTTGGCCCACGCCAAGGAGCACTCGCCTTACCTCGCACAGAAGTACGCCGACCACGATCCCGAGACGGCCCGGCTCGAAGACCTGCCCACGGTGAGCAAGGGTGAGGTGATGGAGCACTTCGACGAGTACCTCACCGTCGACCTGAAGCGCGACGAGGTCGAGGCGTTCATGGACGACGAGGGCAACCTCGGCAAGCTCTGCCGCGACGAGTTCGTGCTGAGCCACACCTCGGGCAGCACCGGGCAGCCGCTGCTGCTGGTTAAATCGCGTCGCGACTTCGAGCTGCTGTTCGCCCTGCAGGCCTCGCGCGGCAACAGCGAGGAGCTCGACCTCTCGCAGATGCTCTCGCGGCTGGTCGAGCCGGTGCGGCTGGCGGCGGTGACGATGCAGCCGGGGTTTTACCCCTCGGGCACGGCGTTCCAGTACATGCCCGAGGGGGTGCGCAACTTTATCGACGTGAAGCAGCTGTCGTTCAGCGACTGCAACTTCGCCGAGCAGCTCGCCGAGTTCCGGCCGACCCACCTGTCGACTTACGCCAGCATCCTGCACGACCTGGCGCGTCGCGAGGAGGCGGGCGAGATCAACCTCAAGGATAACTTGCGACAGATCACCAACATCAGCGAGGTGCTGCTGCCCGACATGCGGCGCCGCTACGGCGAGCTGTTCGGCGCCACGATGCTCGACGACTACGGCATGGGGGAGTGCTTGTTCTTGACGAACGGCTGCCCCAAGACAGGCGGCATGCACGTGAACGCCGACTGGGCGATCGTCGAGACGGTCGACGAGGAGAACCGCCCCGTGCCCGTCGGTGAGCGCTGCGCGAAGGTGCTCGTGACCAACCTCGCCAACCGCGTGCAGCCGTTCATCCGCTACGAGGTGAGCGACATCCTGGTGATGGCGCCCGACGAGTCGTGCGGTTGCGGCAGCCGGCTGCCGCTGATCGAGCGGGTCGAGGGACGCACGTCGGACCTGCTATTCGCCCGCCAAGGCGACGGCTTCCGCTCGTTCCACCCGGGGCTGATCGAGAAGGCGATCGGCTCGGGCGCCCCGGTACGCGAGTACCGTCTGACCCAGGACGAGCTCGGCAAGGTTCGCATCGAGGTCGAACCGATCGGCGGCAACAAGCCCGACACGGCGGAGGTCGAGCGGGCCGTGCGCGAGAGCCTGGAGACGGGGGGCGTCGGCGACGGACTCGACGTGACGGTCGAGGTGGTCGAGCGGCTCGCCCCCGAAGACGGCGGCAAGTTCAAGCGCGTCGTGCTGAACGTCGAACCGCCGAGCGAAGACTAG
- a CDS encoding DUF2817 domain-containing protein yields the protein MRQPNDLFPASYQESRELFREATAADVAWRESMAIDATGPQGEELAVDAALFGAQRPRRVVVVSSGLHGVEAPLGAAIQRGWVERFAAGAESLPEGTAVLLLHALNPYGFAWRRRFNEDNVDLNRNFLLAEQAYTGAPPLASAFRRALGGESRRRRGLTGLPMVLLAARHGVRSFWETLPPGQYEHDDWLFYGGRRLSQSGARLAALLPSLLGACEETIWLDIHTGLGRGGRCDLLLSEGERPEEEAWWHNAYPHETVVAAHRPRRYPVRGGFGPWLQELLPGSAVHYTTAEFGTYPAFRVLRAMVAENRATRADPTIGPQHPARRRLAEAFAPQSPKWRARTLAKGLTLVEHAIGLL from the coding sequence GTGCGGCAGCCCAACGACCTGTTTCCAGCGAGTTACCAAGAATCGCGCGAGCTCTTTCGCGAGGCGACCGCGGCTGACGTGGCGTGGCGGGAATCGATGGCGATCGATGCGACGGGCCCCCAGGGCGAAGAGCTCGCCGTCGACGCCGCTCTGTTCGGCGCGCAGCGGCCGCGGAGAGTGGTTGTGGTGAGCTCCGGCTTGCACGGCGTCGAGGCCCCGCTCGGCGCCGCGATCCAGCGCGGCTGGGTCGAACGCTTCGCCGCCGGCGCCGAGTCGTTGCCCGAGGGGACCGCGGTGCTGCTGCTGCACGCGCTCAACCCTTACGGGTTCGCCTGGCGGCGGCGATTCAACGAAGACAACGTCGACCTGAACCGCAATTTCCTGCTCGCCGAGCAGGCGTACACGGGGGCGCCGCCGCTCGCCTCGGCGTTCCGCCGTGCGCTGGGAGGCGAGTCGCGCCGCCGCCGGGGGCTTACCGGCCTGCCGATGGTGCTGCTCGCGGCGCGTCACGGTGTGCGGTCGTTCTGGGAGACGTTGCCTCCCGGGCAGTACGAGCACGACGACTGGCTGTTCTACGGCGGCCGCCGGCTCTCGCAGTCGGGCGCGCGGCTCGCCGCGTTGTTGCCGAGCCTGCTCGGCGCCTGCGAGGAGACGATCTGGCTCGACATCCACACCGGGTTGGGACGCGGCGGCCGCTGCGACTTGCTGCTCTCCGAGGGCGAGCGGCCCGAGGAGGAGGCGTGGTGGCACAACGCCTATCCCCACGAGACGGTGGTCGCCGCCCACCGCCCCCGGCGATACCCGGTGCGCGGCGGCTTTGGCCCCTGGCTGCAGGAGCTGCTGCCGGGCAGCGCCGTGCATTACACCACCGCCGAGTTCGGCACTTACCCGGCGTTCCGTGTGCTGCGTGCGATGGTCGCCGAGAACCGCGCCACGCGGGCCGATCCCACGATCGGCCCACAGCACCCCGCCCGACGCCGGCTGGCCGAGGCGTTCGCCCCGCAGAGCCCGAAGTGGCGAGCGCGCACGTTGGCCAAGGGGCTGACGCTCGTCGAGCACGCGATCGGCTTGCTCTGA
- a CDS encoding tetratricopeptide repeat protein, whose translation MADETHEYDASIRLEPIEPTPAAKPPRAAASLPASEGWAELEQRGGRQPWVYALVGLGVLLSVSVLGLVAMKIASYKPVDLSELEVAPIRSHSELRKESVRVFSEYEVAAGNAAMTETELTELSEVAALFTTYSEHIEAGETGRLVELIDYDRLMKRTLDHGGLNGWSTLEKNQFHRNLSSYADPVSLWTKLSVVGLVNPQPGGNTRVAYVLGTTSDGDQGEIRFWLYRSDEGWKIYDWERLDLCFSESRLNSAYCRHTGTPAITGFEKWVDLVDESDTLLEEGELEAAKEKLREAERQTPAPGLSDYQWLLTAYRWSALNESDDVLRCCDRIAKPDKIPGAHYQRMLHQQWSNPGAALESLIRYESTVGPTPDTIEQRAQLLSRMGREQEAVVQWRRLLKREPESIAALRKVLFALPQEDKTSFGDDLDRLEDPAKTASTLVAAAGYQDLAALRFLTDYLNRRTPGTPEALRAQAVVDEIAGDYDSAADLLRRAFVTEGDPDAQATSVVNFVRVMAENNQATDALGQISTEKAFEELLYRYDDGEIDITDEEYRKAIEEFGRRFPKNLDLVSRQISQLVDDERYAEAERLARAARERAQALAEGEDEQAETASYQADSLGYLLTRTMFEQGKTLEAYRAADDPAQGFLQLARLALADKRMDHVDWLLEAHRRDHPDDPALEFIRGEVAAQDERWPEAVAAFRRGFEASGETGDLWQWNWRMLTLCVEAGDWESYLATQENKDQALENYADELIERKAWGEFNKMITQQRQGSSYDARLDLLEAEAAWARNRRDDFPSYAFSAVNSDELDLSAYQREDLLERALAAQLSTNQPNKARGWISVVEDSTHRKQLELMLHASSGQPAKALSQIQDLISEGGNATEYYWNDYFGRLFVGGAFRELHEEHPVEAPYRLVQLQAAVLMDRPIELQREKVAAAANRLNPFASTAPLRFAGSTENAFLVRMVDVNLWVACGSGTFRPGWETDSDSLEVEKALDESSAWLAVGTASWQSPDHEKGLEAARHLIAELAPDDTRAWCVPGEYSGGFVAFPAEPESITLWRSTGETAPLKDRAVALVNNTPSDQIAANRRFNQLLRKAAHRFEETPGTRLEVWGVFSGDPPLDPLVINVTSVERTSGSLRFDGTLGRSSTLVEELRSDTPMRIEQYETHAFRVNGGKVFVRP comes from the coding sequence ATGGCGGATGAGACCCACGAATACGACGCATCGATCCGGCTCGAGCCGATCGAACCGACGCCCGCCGCCAAGCCGCCCCGCGCCGCCGCCAGCCTGCCCGCCTCCGAGGGGTGGGCCGAGTTGGAGCAGCGCGGCGGGCGCCAGCCGTGGGTCTACGCCCTGGTGGGCCTGGGCGTCTTGCTGAGTGTTTCGGTGCTCGGGCTGGTGGCGATGAAAATCGCCTCGTACAAGCCGGTCGACTTGTCCGAGTTGGAGGTGGCGCCGATTCGGTCTCACAGCGAGCTGCGCAAAGAGTCGGTGCGTGTCTTCTCCGAGTACGAAGTCGCGGCCGGCAACGCGGCGATGACCGAGACCGAGTTGACCGAGCTCTCGGAGGTCGCCGCGCTGTTCACCACCTACAGCGAGCACATCGAGGCGGGCGAGACCGGGCGGCTTGTCGAGCTGATTGACTACGATCGTTTGATGAAAAGGACACTCGACCACGGGGGCCTCAATGGCTGGTCCACGCTCGAGAAGAACCAGTTCCATCGCAACCTGAGCTCCTACGCCGATCCTGTCAGCCTGTGGACCAAACTCAGCGTCGTCGGCCTGGTCAATCCGCAGCCCGGCGGCAACACGCGCGTGGCTTACGTGCTGGGAACGACTAGCGACGGCGATCAGGGAGAGATCCGCTTCTGGCTGTACCGCTCCGATGAGGGCTGGAAGATCTACGACTGGGAACGCCTGGACCTGTGCTTTTCGGAGTCGCGGCTGAACAGCGCCTACTGCAGACACACCGGCACGCCCGCCATCACCGGGTTTGAGAAGTGGGTCGATCTGGTCGATGAATCCGATACTTTATTGGAGGAAGGCGAGCTCGAAGCGGCCAAGGAGAAGCTCCGCGAAGCGGAGCGGCAGACCCCGGCTCCGGGGCTGAGCGACTACCAGTGGTTGCTCACCGCCTACCGCTGGTCGGCGTTGAACGAGTCGGACGACGTGCTGCGCTGCTGCGATCGAATCGCCAAGCCCGACAAGATCCCCGGCGCCCACTACCAGCGGATGCTCCACCAGCAGTGGTCCAACCCCGGGGCTGCGCTCGAAAGCCTCATTCGGTACGAAAGCACGGTCGGCCCCACGCCGGACACCATCGAGCAACGGGCGCAGCTGCTGTCTCGGATGGGGCGTGAGCAAGAGGCGGTCGTGCAGTGGCGGCGTTTGCTGAAGCGTGAGCCCGAATCGATCGCCGCGCTGCGGAAAGTGCTGTTCGCCCTGCCCCAAGAAGACAAGACGAGCTTCGGCGACGACCTCGACCGCCTGGAAGATCCTGCCAAAACCGCGTCGACGCTCGTCGCGGCGGCCGGCTACCAGGACCTCGCCGCATTGCGTTTCCTGACCGACTATCTCAACCGCCGCACGCCAGGAACCCCCGAAGCCCTGAGGGCCCAGGCTGTGGTCGACGAGATCGCGGGCGACTACGACAGCGCCGCCGACCTGCTGCGGCGTGCGTTCGTGACCGAAGGCGACCCAGACGCCCAGGCGACCAGCGTCGTTAACTTCGTGCGTGTGATGGCCGAGAACAATCAGGCAACCGACGCCCTCGGGCAGATCAGCACCGAGAAAGCTTTCGAGGAGCTGCTTTACAGGTACGACGACGGCGAAATCGATATCACCGACGAGGAGTATCGCAAGGCGATCGAAGAGTTTGGGCGCCGCTTCCCCAAGAACCTCGACCTCGTCTCGCGACAAATCAGTCAGCTGGTAGACGACGAGCGGTACGCCGAGGCCGAGCGGTTGGCCCGCGCAGCGCGTGAACGGGCCCAGGCTTTGGCCGAGGGCGAGGACGAGCAAGCCGAAACGGCCTCGTATCAGGCGGATTCGCTCGGCTACCTGCTGACCCGAACGATGTTTGAACAAGGCAAGACACTCGAGGCGTATCGCGCCGCCGACGATCCGGCCCAGGGATTCCTGCAGCTGGCGCGGCTCGCGCTGGCGGACAAGCGGATGGACCACGTCGACTGGCTCCTCGAAGCCCATCGACGCGATCACCCGGACGACCCGGCGCTCGAATTCATCCGGGGCGAGGTCGCCGCGCAAGACGAGCGTTGGCCGGAAGCGGTCGCGGCATTCCGGCGGGGCTTCGAGGCCTCGGGCGAGACGGGCGACTTGTGGCAGTGGAACTGGCGGATGCTGACGCTGTGTGTCGAGGCGGGCGACTGGGAGTCTTATCTCGCGACACAAGAGAACAAGGACCAGGCGCTCGAGAACTACGCCGACGAGCTGATCGAGCGCAAGGCGTGGGGCGAGTTCAACAAGATGATCACCCAGCAGCGTCAGGGCAGCAGCTACGACGCGCGCCTCGACCTGCTCGAAGCGGAAGCGGCCTGGGCCCGCAACCGCCGCGACGACTTCCCGTCGTACGCGTTCTCCGCCGTCAACAGCGATGAGCTCGACTTGTCGGCGTACCAGCGTGAGGATCTCCTCGAGCGCGCGCTGGCCGCCCAACTCAGCACCAATCAGCCCAACAAGGCCCGCGGCTGGATCTCGGTTGTCGAAGACTCGACGCACCGCAAGCAGCTCGAGCTCATGCTCCACGCCTCTTCCGGCCAGCCGGCGAAGGCCCTGTCGCAGATCCAAGATTTGATCAGCGAGGGCGGCAACGCCACCGAATATTACTGGAACGATTACTTCGGCCGGCTGTTCGTGGGCGGCGCCTTCCGCGAACTCCACGAGGAGCACCCGGTCGAGGCGCCGTACAGGCTCGTGCAGCTCCAGGCCGCCGTGCTGATGGACCGTCCGATCGAGTTGCAGCGAGAAAAGGTGGCGGCCGCCGCCAATCGCCTGAACCCCTTCGCCTCGACGGCGCCGCTCCGTTTTGCCGGAAGCACGGAGAACGCGTTCCTCGTCCGCATGGTCGACGTCAACCTGTGGGTCGCGTGCGGAAGCGGGACCTTCCGCCCGGGGTGGGAGACCGATAGCGATTCTCTCGAGGTCGAGAAAGCTTTGGACGAATCCTCCGCCTGGCTGGCGGTCGGGACCGCCAGCTGGCAAAGCCCCGATCACGAGAAGGGCCTCGAGGCGGCCCGCCATTTGATCGCCGAACTCGCTCCCGACGACACACGGGCATGGTGCGTGCCGGGAGAATACTCTGGGGGTTTCGTCGCATTCCCCGCCGAGCCCGAGTCGATTACACTCTGGCGGTCGACGGGCGAGACGGCGCCGCTGAAAGACCGGGCCGTGGCGTTGGTCAACAACACCCCCTCGGACCAGATCGCCGCCAACCGCCGGTTCAACCAGTTATTGCGTAAGGCCGCGCACCGGTTCGAAGAGACGCCCGGAACGCGGCTCGAGGTGTGGGGCGTTTTTTCAGGCGACCCGCCGCTCGACCCCTTAGTCATCAACGTGACGTCCGTCGAGCGCACGTCCGGATCGCTCCGCTTTGATGGGACGCTCGGTCGCTCTTCGACACTCGTCGAGGAGTTGCGAAGCGACACGCCGATGCGGATCGAGCAATACGAGACCCACGCCTTTCGAGTGAACGGCGGCAAGGTCTTCGTGCGTCCCTAA
- a CDS encoding EsaB/YukD family protein, whose translation MSDISIEVWDATGNKRQLVEAPADAPVNRLIAVLIERMNLPRHSPDGQMMSYKFHHKRSGRQLLETDTLTSAEVASGDVLRLQPEITAGSGPKRAQ comes from the coding sequence ATGAGCGACATTTCGATCGAAGTTTGGGACGCCACGGGCAACAAGCGGCAGCTCGTCGAGGCGCCCGCCGACGCCCCCGTGAACCGGCTGATCGCCGTGCTCATCGAGCGAATGAACCTGCCCCGGCACAGCCCCGACGGGCAGATGATGAGCTACAAGTTCCATCACAAACGCTCGGGCCGTCAATTGCTCGAAACCGACACGCTCACCTCGGCCGAGGTCGCCAGCGGCGACGTGCTGCGGCTCCAGCCCGAGATAACCGCGGGCTCCGGCCCGAAGAGGGCCCAATGA
- a CDS encoding DUF4190 domain-containing protein, translated as MTSETKSCPRCGEEILAVAKKCRYCQAYLDPLLMAQNAPSRIDRSLTPVGRPGSAIAAGYCALFAIVPVFGIPFALAALVLGILALKKINEDPSLVGRGRAWFGIVMGGLMLFVSLALIVMIALGA; from the coding sequence ATGACGAGCGAAACGAAAAGCTGCCCGAGGTGCGGCGAAGAGATCCTCGCCGTGGCGAAGAAGTGCCGCTACTGCCAGGCGTACCTCGATCCCCTCCTCATGGCTCAGAACGCCCCGAGCAGAATCGATCGATCGCTCACGCCGGTCGGACGGCCCGGCAGCGCGATCGCCGCCGGCTACTGCGCCCTGTTTGCCATCGTGCCGGTTTTTGGGATCCCCTTTGCCTTGGCCGCTTTGGTTCTCGGCATCCTCGCGCTGAAGAAGATCAATGAGGATCCCTCATTGGTGGGCCGCGGGCGGGCGTGGTTTGGGATTGTGATGGGAGGCTTGATGTTGTTTGTTTCATTGGCCTTGATTGTGATGATTGCTCTGGGCGCATGA
- a CDS encoding HesA/MoeB/ThiF family protein, protein MSETIHLDEELRGDGGDGRFARFELIGWWDQKKLAGARALVIGAGALGNEIVKNLALLGVGQVLIVDLDQIEMSNLSRSVLFRADDCGREKAAVAAERARDLYPGMGAQSLRANAVYDLGLGVYRWADVILGGLDNREARVAINQAAAKVGKPWIDGAIERLDGVARVFDPASGPCYECTMSEVDWKMLEARRSCALLSRDEIAEGKTPTTPTTSSVVAGVQVQEAVKLLHGLPALSGQGFVFDGVSHQSYVVSYSQLEGCPSHEAIEEVVEIQESVAELTAGALLDRARQELGPTAVLEFNHELLESLSCGPCGATTPKLSSLGAVKESDALCPECGEMRAPNLYHSIADGSPLLEHSLAELGVPAWDVVVARAGLRRRGYELSGDRPHVLGPLVDLPANENLQERS, encoded by the coding sequence ATGTCCGAAACAATTCATCTCGATGAGGAACTCCGTGGCGACGGCGGCGACGGACGCTTCGCGCGCTTCGAGCTGATCGGCTGGTGGGACCAGAAGAAGCTCGCCGGCGCGCGGGCGCTGGTGATCGGGGCGGGCGCGCTCGGCAACGAGATCGTCAAGAACCTCGCCCTGCTGGGCGTGGGCCAGGTGCTCATCGTCGACCTCGACCAGATCGAGATGTCGAACCTCTCGCGCTCCGTGCTGTTCCGCGCGGACGACTGCGGCCGAGAGAAGGCGGCCGTGGCGGCGGAGCGGGCCCGCGACCTCTACCCCGGCATGGGCGCCCAGAGCCTGCGCGCCAACGCCGTTTACGACCTCGGCCTGGGCGTCTACCGCTGGGCCGACGTGATCCTGGGCGGCCTCGACAACCGCGAGGCGCGGGTCGCCATCAACCAGGCCGCCGCCAAGGTCGGCAAGCCGTGGATCGACGGCGCCATCGAACGCCTGGACGGCGTGGCGAGGGTGTTCGACCCGGCCTCGGGGCCGTGCTACGAGTGCACGATGAGCGAGGTCGACTGGAAGATGCTCGAGGCGCGGCGCAGCTGCGCGTTGCTCTCGCGCGACGAGATCGCCGAGGGCAAGACGCCGACCACGCCGACCACCTCGTCGGTCGTGGCGGGCGTGCAGGTGCAAGAAGCGGTCAAGCTGCTGCACGGCCTCCCCGCCCTGTCGGGCCAAGGCTTTGTGTTCGACGGCGTGTCGCACCAGAGCTACGTGGTGAGCTACTCGCAACTCGAGGGCTGCCCGAGCCACGAGGCGATCGAAGAGGTCGTCGAGATCCAAGAGAGCGTTGCGGAGCTGACCGCCGGCGCGCTCCTCGACCGCGCCCGCCAGGAGCTCGGCCCGACGGCCGTTCTCGAGTTCAACCACGAGCTGCTGGAGTCGCTCAGCTGCGGCCCCTGCGGCGCGACGACCCCCAAGCTCTCTTCGCTCGGCGCCGTCAAAGAGTCGGACGCCCTCTGCCCCGAGTGTGGTGAAATGCGCGCGCCGAACCTGTACCATTCAATCGCCGATGGCTCGCCGCTGCTCGAACACAGCCTGGCCGAGCTGGGCGTGCCGGCGTGGGACGTGGTCGTGGCGCGGGCCGGCCTGCGGCGACGCGGCTACGAGCTTTCAGGCGATCGCCCCCACGTGCTGGGGCCCTTGGTCGATCTGCCGGCGAACGAAAACCTACAGGAGCGATCGTGA
- a CDS encoding Mov34/MPN/PAD-1 family protein — MSGIDVRQLSDDDLPTRAFPAPRQEPFRLFLAPEAHRAVWEHAKRDTSVEICGVLVGRWGLDDDGPFAEVVDCIRCENAASRFAEVTFTHESWEQINNEMDNRFSEERIVGWYHSHPDFGIFLSDRDTFIHEHFFANPGQVAMVVDPVRGSEGVFAWSDGKPTPLAHYWVGEAIQTDAALEAPQPSRRPADDPAGRHEPAPAGRPAASTPLTVVMLLVLTALMLGYLLAGQRSRWEQQRLVEGTVAHYGVNRLLRIGLQEDLDLIQAQIGSARKAIAALPELGPEATPDEAAAHRAERDRLVKLLRGSQYDLQYVQKKYSLSNVERQAIAHLMTSKLAARRLEEAAEAPAKPTPPAENDSAAAEVDADQGEAETETAAPTSAPAAPTPPTAE, encoded by the coding sequence GTGAGCGGCATCGACGTGCGACAACTCTCCGACGACGACCTGCCGACGCGGGCGTTCCCGGCGCCCCGACAGGAGCCGTTCCGCCTGTTCCTGGCGCCCGAAGCCCACCGCGCCGTTTGGGAGCACGCCAAGCGGGACACCTCGGTCGAGATCTGCGGCGTGCTGGTCGGCCGCTGGGGACTCGACGACGACGGGCCGTTCGCCGAGGTGGTCGACTGCATCCGCTGCGAGAACGCCGCGAGCCGGTTCGCCGAGGTCACCTTCACCCACGAGTCGTGGGAGCAGATCAACAACGAGATGGACAACCGCTTCAGCGAGGAGCGGATTGTCGGCTGGTACCACTCGCACCCCGACTTCGGCATCTTCCTGTCGGACCGCGACACTTTCATCCACGAGCACTTCTTCGCGAACCCCGGCCAGGTGGCGATGGTGGTCGACCCGGTGCGCGGCTCGGAGGGTGTGTTCGCTTGGAGCGACGGCAAGCCCACGCCGCTGGCGCATTACTGGGTCGGCGAGGCGATCCAGACCGACGCCGCGCTCGAGGCCCCTCAGCCGAGTCGGCGACCGGCCGACGACCCCGCCGGCCGGCACGAGCCGGCCCCCGCGGGGCGGCCCGCGGCTTCGACGCCGTTGACGGTGGTGATGCTGCTCGTCTTGACCGCGCTGATGCTCGGCTACTTGCTCGCCGGACAGCGATCGCGTTGGGAGCAGCAGCGGCTCGTCGAGGGGACGGTGGCCCATTACGGCGTCAACCGTCTGCTGCGGATCGGACTGCAAGAAGACCTCGACCTGATCCAGGCCCAGATCGGTTCGGCGCGCAAGGCGATCGCCGCGTTGCCCGAGCTCGGCCCCGAAGCAACGCCCGACGAAGCGGCCGCGCACCGGGCCGAGCGAGATCGGCTCGTCAAGCTGCTGCGCGGCAGCCAATACGACCTGCAGTACGTCCAAAAGAAGTACTCGCTGTCCAACGTCGAGCGGCAGGCGATCGCCCACCTGATGACCAGCAAGCTCGCCGCCCGCCGCCTAGAAGAGGCGGCCGAAGCCCCCGCAAAGCCGACGCCGCCGGCCGAAAACGACAGCGCCGCCGCCGAAGTCGACGCCGATCAGGGCGAGGCCGAGACGGAAACCGCGGCGCCGACCTCTGCGCCAGCCGCCCCCACGCCTCCGACCGCCGAGTGA